In Qipengyuania psychrotolerans, one DNA window encodes the following:
- a CDS encoding TauD/TfdA dioxygenase family protein — protein sequence MTLKIEPSGQACGARVSGLDLSHPIAPDLAEQIRSIWLEHKVIAFPGQAMGDDALEAFTIAMGGFGEDPFFDPIPGRQHIAAILREADERSPLFAENWHSDWSFLPAPPSGTCLLAIDIPPHGGDTLFADQAAAFRALPEDRKDYLRSLTAVHSAQLAYAPDGTYGDRDKDRSMAIRPDISALETRTHPLVQAHPETGEETLYSTLGYIIGIEGMAQRDAIALLSELAQWQSREEFVYRHEWENDMLLMWDNRSLLHKATGGYEGHRRELHRTTIAAWTA from the coding sequence ATGACCCTGAAGATCGAGCCTAGCGGACAGGCGTGCGGTGCGCGCGTGTCCGGGCTCGATCTCAGTCACCCCATCGCTCCTGACTTAGCCGAACAAATTCGTTCGATCTGGCTGGAACACAAAGTCATTGCCTTCCCGGGACAGGCGATGGGAGATGATGCCCTTGAAGCATTCACGATCGCAATGGGCGGCTTTGGTGAGGACCCTTTCTTCGATCCGATACCCGGCCGGCAACATATAGCGGCAATCCTGCGTGAGGCGGATGAGCGCAGCCCGCTTTTCGCTGAAAATTGGCATAGCGACTGGAGCTTTCTGCCAGCGCCTCCTTCGGGCACCTGCCTTCTGGCTATCGATATCCCGCCACATGGCGGTGACACGCTTTTCGCTGACCAAGCGGCCGCATTCCGCGCTCTCCCGGAAGATCGGAAGGATTACCTCAGGTCGCTTACGGCAGTTCACAGCGCGCAGCTCGCTTATGCGCCAGACGGCACATACGGCGACCGTGACAAAGATCGCTCCATGGCCATCCGCCCTGACATTTCGGCGCTAGAGACCCGGACGCATCCTCTTGTGCAAGCGCACCCGGAAACGGGCGAGGAAACACTGTACTCCACACTGGGCTATATCATCGGGATCGAAGGAATGGCGCAGCGCGATGCCATCGCGCTGCTAAGCGAGCTTGCTCAATGGCAATCCCGAGAGGAATTCGTATACCGACACGAGTGGGAAAACGACATGCTTCTCATGTGGGACAATCGTTCACTGCTCCACAAGGCTACGGGCGGTTATGAAGGCCACCGGCGAGAACTGCACCGGACGACC
- the gyrA gene encoding DNA gyrase subunit A translates to MADETELMDPPAPRGEYARIDIVDEMKTSYLDYAMSVIVSRALPDVRDGLKPVHRRILFASQEGGFVAGRPYRKSAKIVGDVMGNYHPHGDSAIYDALARMTQDWSLRVPLIDGQGNFGSMDPDPPASMRYTEARLARVANSLLDDLDKDTVDFTDNYDGSRREPTVLPARFPNLLVNGAGGIAVGMATNIPPHNLGEVIDGCLAFMENPAITSEELFEIIPGPDFPTAPLILGKSGARAAYTTGRGSILMRARHEVETNGKGRQSIVLTAIPYQVGKNGLVEKIAEAAKDKRIEGISDIRDESSREGVRVVVDLKRDASPEVVLNQIWRYTPAQSSFPANMLAIRGGRPEVLTLREFIQAFISFREEVITRRTKYELNKARERAHLLLGLVVAVSNLDEVVAMIRGSSNPADARAKLLTKEWPIGDIAQYIALVEAIEPSDEQSGGTYRLSERQVKAILELRLHRLTALGRDEIGDELKELSVHIEEYLSILADRVKLYAMMREELDEIRATYATPRITEIAPAWDGLEDEDLIEREEMVVTVTHGGYIKRTPLDTFRAQARGGKGRSGMATKDEDAVVEMFVTSTHNPVLFFTNTGRVYRLKVWKLPEGGPQTKGRPMVNLLPLGDEERVTNVLPLPEDESEWSALNIVFGTEQGMVRRNSMDAFTNVPSNGKYAMGFVEGSGDRLIGVRLLSEGQEIFLASDSGKAIRFAASDARETKSRTGIGVRGMTLKNGAKVVSMAVLDAGERDTEVRDAYLRAAAWKNNDAEATLPPEKVAEMAEGEEFILTLTANGYGKISSAYEYRTIGRGGQGLTNIGTPDSNPERNGPVVGSFPVKHGSQLMLVTDQAKLIRLPIDFRHMLPGGFENHDGYSVSGRGSSGVRIFNVSKGEQIVGAALIDETEDPENEAEEAVVEEMVERRGGGDVTTPHTTLHSDDNIEDEPGE, encoded by the coding sequence TTGGCTGACGAAACCGAACTGATGGATCCCCCCGCTCCACGCGGTGAATACGCTCGCATCGATATCGTCGATGAAATGAAGACGAGCTATCTCGATTACGCAATGAGCGTGATCGTGAGCCGCGCTCTTCCCGATGTGCGCGACGGGCTCAAGCCAGTCCACCGCCGTATCCTTTTTGCGAGCCAAGAAGGCGGCTTCGTCGCTGGACGTCCTTACCGCAAGAGCGCGAAGATCGTGGGCGACGTGATGGGTAACTACCACCCTCATGGCGACTCCGCGATCTACGATGCGCTTGCCCGCATGACGCAGGACTGGTCACTTCGGGTCCCGCTCATCGATGGTCAGGGTAACTTCGGTTCGATGGATCCCGATCCGCCAGCTTCGATGCGTTATACCGAAGCGCGGCTCGCCAGGGTGGCCAACTCGCTGCTGGACGATCTCGACAAGGACACTGTCGATTTCACCGATAACTATGACGGGTCTCGCCGAGAACCCACCGTCCTTCCGGCCCGCTTCCCTAACCTGCTCGTCAATGGTGCGGGCGGTATCGCGGTTGGCATGGCCACGAATATCCCGCCCCATAATTTGGGCGAGGTTATCGATGGTTGCCTGGCCTTCATGGAAAACCCGGCAATCACGAGCGAGGAACTGTTCGAGATTATTCCAGGACCGGATTTTCCGACTGCCCCGCTAATTCTGGGCAAGTCCGGTGCCCGCGCAGCTTACACGACGGGTCGCGGCTCGATCCTTATGCGCGCTCGCCACGAGGTTGAAACCAATGGCAAGGGTCGCCAGTCTATCGTCCTGACCGCGATTCCCTATCAGGTGGGCAAGAACGGTCTGGTCGAAAAGATTGCCGAAGCGGCCAAGGACAAGCGGATCGAAGGCATCTCTGACATCCGTGACGAATCAAGCCGTGAAGGCGTGCGGGTGGTCGTCGATCTTAAGCGTGACGCTTCACCGGAAGTGGTTCTCAACCAGATCTGGCGCTACACGCCCGCGCAATCCAGCTTCCCGGCCAATATGCTCGCCATTCGGGGTGGGCGGCCGGAAGTTCTCACTTTGCGTGAGTTCATTCAGGCATTCATCAGTTTCCGTGAAGAGGTCATCACTCGCCGGACCAAGTATGAATTGAACAAGGCGCGCGAGCGGGCTCACCTTTTGCTCGGCCTCGTGGTTGCAGTCTCCAACCTCGATGAAGTCGTGGCAATGATCCGCGGTTCGTCGAATCCGGCAGATGCCCGGGCGAAATTGCTGACGAAGGAATGGCCGATCGGCGACATCGCGCAGTATATTGCGCTGGTCGAAGCGATCGAGCCCAGTGATGAGCAATCCGGCGGGACCTACCGGCTGTCCGAACGACAGGTAAAAGCCATCCTCGAACTTCGCTTGCACCGCCTGACCGCGCTTGGTCGGGATGAGATCGGTGACGAGTTGAAAGAGCTTTCGGTCCATATCGAAGAATACCTTTCAATCCTCGCCGATCGTGTGAAGCTTTATGCCATGATGCGCGAAGAGCTCGACGAGATCCGGGCGACTTATGCCACGCCGCGCATCACCGAAATTGCGCCGGCCTGGGATGGCCTGGAAGATGAAGACCTCATCGAGCGTGAAGAGATGGTCGTTACGGTCACTCACGGGGGCTACATCAAACGCACCCCGCTCGACACTTTCCGCGCGCAGGCAAGAGGCGGCAAAGGCCGCTCCGGCATGGCCACGAAAGATGAAGACGCCGTCGTCGAAATGTTTGTCACTTCGACGCATAACCCTGTGCTTTTCTTCACGAATACTGGCCGTGTCTATCGTCTGAAGGTGTGGAAACTTCCGGAAGGCGGGCCCCAGACCAAGGGCCGCCCGATGGTCAACCTCCTTCCTTTGGGAGACGAGGAGCGCGTGACCAACGTTCTCCCCCTACCCGAAGACGAGAGCGAATGGTCGGCACTCAATATCGTGTTCGGCACCGAACAAGGCATGGTGCGCCGTAACTCGATGGACGCGTTCACCAACGTACCCAGCAACGGCAAATATGCGATGGGCTTCGTCGAGGGTAGCGGCGACCGTTTGATCGGGGTGCGCTTGCTCAGCGAGGGTCAGGAAATCTTCCTGGCATCGGATTCAGGGAAAGCCATTCGCTTTGCCGCCTCTGATGCGCGCGAAACCAAGAGCCGGACCGGTATCGGTGTACGCGGCATGACATTGAAGAACGGCGCCAAAGTCGTTTCGATGGCCGTCCTGGATGCGGGAGAACGCGATACCGAGGTGCGGGACGCATATCTCAGGGCTGCGGCATGGAAGAACAACGATGCCGAAGCCACTCTGCCGCCAGAAAAGGTCGCTGAAATGGCCGAGGGTGAAGAATTCATCCTCACTTTGACGGCCAACGGTTACGGCAAGATATCTTCTGCCTATGAATACCGGACCATCGGACGCGGCGGACAAGGCCTCACCAACATCGGCACTCCGGATAGCAATCCGGAACGCAATGGTCCTGTCGTAGGCAGCTTCCCGGTCAAACATGGTTCGCAGCTGATGCTGGTAACCGACCAGGCCAAGCTCATCCGTCTACCGATAGATTTCCGGCATATGCTGCCCGGCGGTTTCGAAAATCACGACGGCTATTCAGTGTCAGGCCGCGGTTCGTCCGGTGTGCGCATCTTCAATGTGTCGAAAGGCGAACAGATCGTCGGCGCCGCATTGATCGACGAGACCGAAGATCCCGAAAACGAGGCCGAAGAAGCGGTGGTCGAGGAAATGGTAGAGCGCAGGGGCGGAGGCGACGTCACAACGCCCCACACAACTCTGCATTCTGACGACAACATCGAGGACGAACCCGGCGAATGA
- a CDS encoding NYN domain-containing protein: MAEKTLQNIALLIDADNTSPKGIDPVLTVMAELGQVNIKRAYGNFAKNNLAKWDTITHKYGIRPQQQFDLTAGKNATDMAMTIDAIDLLYQGKVDGFGIMSSDSDFTPLVTRLRQDGLIVYGFGSTQKTPGAFKSACTRFIDIDALIKGASDEGDNAKVQASTGKSRIDDELVELLGNAWKAARRDDEGFAQMGEVGQIAGNRSSFDVRNYGFKRLFDLFDAMDQFKVERRDNTVWVKRLR; this comes from the coding sequence ATGGCTGAAAAGACACTCCAAAACATCGCCCTGCTGATCGACGCAGACAACACCTCCCCCAAGGGCATTGATCCTGTGCTCACGGTGATGGCCGAACTGGGTCAGGTCAATATCAAGCGGGCATACGGGAATTTCGCGAAGAACAATCTCGCGAAATGGGATACGATCACCCACAAATACGGTATCCGTCCGCAACAGCAATTCGACCTTACCGCTGGCAAGAACGCTACCGACATGGCGATGACCATCGACGCCATCGATCTGCTCTATCAGGGCAAGGTAGACGGGTTCGGGATCATGAGTTCCGACAGCGATTTCACACCGCTTGTGACTCGGCTTAGGCAGGACGGTCTTATCGTTTATGGCTTCGGCAGCACGCAAAAGACCCCTGGTGCGTTCAAGAGCGCCTGCACTCGGTTCATCGATATTGACGCCCTGATTAAGGGCGCGTCAGACGAAGGCGATAATGCGAAGGTACAAGCCTCGACGGGGAAGTCCCGCATAGACGACGAACTGGTCGAACTGCTCGGGAATGCTTGGAAAGCTGCGCGGCGCGATGACGAAGGTTTCGCGCAGATGGGAGAAGTCGGCCAGATTGCCGGCAACAGGTCCAGCTTCGATGTACGTAACTATGGCTTCAAACGTCTTTTCGACCTGTTTGACGCAATGGATCAATTCAAGGTCGAACGCCGCGACAACACCGTATGGGTAAAACGACTTCGCTAA
- a CDS encoding carbonic anhydrase, which yields MPEFTELLRGYHRFRADGYPEQKDRYDKLVAEGQNPKLMIIGCSDSRVDPAQIFDVDPGEIFVVRNVAALVPPFEDSPGQHGVSAALEFAVNFLMVKQVVVMGHGMCGGCKAALTRDLYGNALGEGGFIANWVGMLDSARDKVAEEFGIEGPEAERAMEMAAVSVSLANLRTFPSVQAREANNSLKLRGAFFSIAEGVLYVRDDETGQFLPAK from the coding sequence ATGCCTGAATTTACCGAGCTTCTTCGCGGGTATCACCGGTTCAGGGCTGATGGGTATCCCGAACAGAAGGATCGCTACGACAAGCTCGTAGCCGAGGGTCAGAACCCCAAGTTGATGATCATAGGTTGTTCCGACAGTCGGGTGGATCCGGCGCAGATCTTTGACGTGGATCCTGGCGAAATCTTCGTGGTTCGCAACGTGGCAGCCCTCGTCCCGCCGTTCGAGGATTCTCCGGGCCAGCACGGCGTATCGGCTGCCCTCGAATTTGCCGTGAATTTCCTGATGGTGAAGCAGGTCGTCGTCATGGGACACGGTATGTGCGGCGGCTGCAAGGCTGCCTTGACCCGCGACCTGTATGGGAATGCACTTGGCGAAGGCGGCTTCATCGCCAACTGGGTTGGCATGCTCGATAGCGCACGCGACAAAGTCGCCGAGGAGTTCGGCATCGAAGGCCCCGAAGCGGAGCGTGCGATGGAAATGGCCGCGGTTTCGGTCAGCCTAGCCAATCTGCGGACATTTCCTTCAGTGCAGGCCAGAGAGGCGAACAACTCCCTCAAATTGCGCGGCGCCTTCTTCTCGATCGCGGAGGGTGTGCTTTACGTGCGCGATGACGAGACCGGACAATTCCTTCCTGCCAAGTGA
- a CDS encoding P-II family nitrogen regulator, which yields MIETVIRKRIEILTDTALVRRVTDAIDRAGITGWTVTPVQSGKGSDGHWREERVMGTDKVLVLTIAPTEKAMSLAEDIAPILTSHGLLLSMWDVEVIRGERF from the coding sequence ATGATCGAAACCGTCATCCGCAAACGCATCGAGATCCTCACCGACACTGCGCTTGTTCGCCGCGTGACGGACGCAATAGACCGGGCGGGCATTACGGGCTGGACCGTAACCCCTGTTCAATCCGGCAAGGGCAGCGATGGTCATTGGCGTGAGGAGCGCGTTATGGGGACAGACAAGGTGTTGGTCCTGACAATCGCACCGACCGAGAAGGCGATGAGTCTCGCCGAGGACATCGCACCCATATTGACCAGTCACGGGCTGCTGCTGTCGATGTGGGATGTGGAGGTTATACGCGGGGAGCGCTTCTGA